In Streptomyces sp. P9-A4, the genomic window CGCGGCGGTGCTGCCCGAGGTGTACTGCAGGAACGCGAGGCTGTCGGTCCCGACGAGCGGATCGGTCCACTGCTCGGCGTCGGCGGTGAGGTCGCCGTTCGAGAACAGGGCGACGTCCCGCAGCTCGGGTGCGTCGACGAGTCGCCTGCGGGTCCCGGCCGTGATGCGGTCGCCCAGCAGCGCGGCGACGGGCGCCGCGTCCGCGGCGACGGCCCGGAGCCGGGGGAGGCTGCGGGTGTGCGGCGGATAGCACGGTACGGCGACGGCCCCGGCGTACAGGCAGCCGAAGTACGCGCTCAGGTAGTCGGCGCCCGGCTGGTGCAGGATCAGGACCCGGTCACCTGTCTTGACCTGTTCCTGGAGCGTCGCCGCCACCACACGTGCGCGGTGGTCGAGCCGGGCGTAGGTGAGCCGGGCCTCCTCCTCGCCATGGCTGTCGAGGATGACGTACGCGAGCCGGTCGGGCTGCCGCTCGGCCCGGGACCGCAGCAGCTCGACGAGACTGCTCGGCCGCCGGCCGTACGCTTCCGGGAAGGGCGCGGAAAGGTTCATGCCCGCCGCTCCCCGTCCCGCACGTCGGCGAAGGCCTCGCCGCCGCCGCCGTCGTCGTCGTCCATGGCCGGCTTCTCCGCGGTCACCAGCTGGGTCCGGACCCAGGGTCCGCTCCACCACATCCGGGGGCCGGCGTCGGTGCGGGTGGCGTTGACCGCGCCCGCCGCGCGCAGGATGTCGACGTAGCGCGGGGCGTGGAAGACGTCGGCCACCAGCAGCCGGCCGCCCGGCCTGAGGACGCGGTAGGCCTCCTGTACGGCCTCCTCGCGGCCCCGCGCGCTCATGATGTTGTGGATCGCCATGCTGGACACCACGACATCGAACTGGTCGTCGAGGAAGGGAAGGCTGCGCATGTCGGCGGTGACCAGCTCGACCTGGTCGGAGACCCGCTCCCGCCGGGCGTTGTCCTCCGCGGCGCTCTCGGTGTTGCCGGACTGGTCGACCGAACGCCAGAGGTCGACACCCGTGACCCGGCCCTTCGGTACCCGGCGCGCCACCGCCGTCAGCACCGCTCCCCGCCCGCAGCCCAGGTCCAGGACCTGTTCGTCGCCCCGCAGGGCGAGCGCGTCCAACTGCTCCTCCCAGACGAGGAACTTGCCCCGTAGGGTCGCGTGCAGATACAGCCCCGCCGGGACGGCCACCAGCGGCGGGATCCGCAGCAGCCAGCGGGGCGCGCCCGCGGAGACCGCCGCCAGCGGCGCCAGGACGCCGCCGCCGAGGGCGGCCATCCAGCCGGGACCGTCGATGCCGTAACGGCCTTGTCGTACAGCCTTGTTGCTCACGATTGACATTCCTTGATCCACCAATCGAAGGGATGAGACGCGGGTTCCGGACGGGTGGGGGCGCGGCTCAACGGGGAAGGCAGACGTCCGACACGAGGCCGAGGACCTCGGCGGTCGACTCGAAGGGGAAGAAGTGGGTGCCGGGGAAGATCCGTACGGTCACCTCGCTGCCCAGCTCGCTCCACCGCTCCACCTCGGCGGGCGGCGCCGCCGGGTCGTCGGCGCCGCCGAGCGCGATCAGCCGTACGCCGGGCGAGAGCACGTTCTGTGTGCGGTAGGTCTCGGCGGCCTCGAAGTCGGCGCGCAGCACGGGCAGGATGAGCTCCAGCCATTCGTCCTCCGCGAGCAGTTCCGGCGGGATTCCGCCCAGGGCGCCGATCCGGTCCAGGAACTCCCCGTCGGGGAGGAGGTGCATGGGCTCGGTGCGGCGGGGCACGTGCGGCGGGACGGAGCCGGACACGATCACCGCGGCCGGGGGACGGGGGCCGTCCTGGAGGGCGAGGCCGAGTTCGTAGGCGAGCAGAGCCCCCATGCTGTGGCCGAACAGCACGTAGGGGAGTTCGTCGGCCCGGCGGGCGACCGGCCCGGTGAGCCGCTCGCCGAGCCGGGCCACCGACCTCTCGGGGGGCTCCGCCATGCGGAGTCCGTGCCCCGGCAGGTACACGGGCACGACTTCGATCCCGGGGCCCACCAAGCCCTGCCAGGAACGGAAGACCGACCCGTCCGCCCCGCCCTGCGGAAGACAGAAGAGCCGGGTGTGGTGACGGGCTGCCACGGGACGGTCGGGGGAGAACCACAGGTCTTCGGTGGTGACACTCACTGAAGGCACATACTTTCGACTCGCTGGTGACGCGTCGTCACCCCAATGGATCTTTGGGTGCAACGACCACTCGGGTCGGAAGGAAACGGTGATGCTCGGCCGGCTCCCCGGGGAGAACGAGAACCGGGGGCCTGGTATCAGAGGTGGTCCCCCTGATACCCGGCCCCCGGGCGCGCGGTCATGCGGTCACATGGTCACGCGGTCAATCCGCCAACCTCACTTGCCGATCCACGCGTTGTGGATCGTCAGCGTCGACGTGTTGCCCTGCTTGTCCGTGACCTCGGCGGAGAGCGAGATGCCGCTGTCCTTCGCCGGGCTCTTCACGGAGATCTTCCCGTCCTGCACCTGCGCGACCTGCCAGGTCTTCCCGCCGTCGTAACTCACCGACACCGAGAGCGACTTGAGGTTGCTTCCGGCGGCCGAGCCCTGCACGGTCACCGGGACCAGGACCGGAGCGTTCTCCGGAGCGCGGGTGGCGAGGTCGACGGGGGCCGCGAAGCGGACCGTGGACACCGGCAGCGACGTGGTCTCCGCGACCTGCTTCGAGCGGAACGTGAAGCCGGCGTCGATCCGGGTGGAGACCGCGGCGACGTTCGACGGGCGTTCCACGGAGGTGACGAGGCGGTACTCGGCGTCGGCGGCGTCGACCGTGAAAGGCTTCGAGCCGCTCAGCGGGTCGTCGTTCGTGCCGACCTTGACGCCGTCGCGGTACAGCGTCGACGTGGCCGAGGTGAACGGCACGGTGCCCACGTGGCCCTTGCCGTCGGCGACCAGCGGCACGGCGCCGACGAGCTGCTGCTCGCCCGTCGCCGGGTCGGGAGCCGTACGGAAGACGCCCATGCCCTTACCGAGGAGCGGGCCGAAGACACCCGTGTTGAAGGTCTCCCGGTACGTCCGGCCGGTCTCGTAGCGCTTCGGGCGGACCATTTCGTAGGCACCCTCGAAGGCCGGGTAGCCCCACTCGTCCAGCTCGCCGAGCTGGTTGATCCGGGTGAGCCACGAGACCCCGTCGGCGGTGGAGACGTAGAAGGTACGCGTCCCCGGCGCCGCCTGCGGTGCCGAGAAGCCGATGCCCTCCGGCGCGCCCGGCAGATGGGAGTACGGCGAGGCCAGGACGGTCTTACCGGGCGCCGACGAGCCGAGACCGACCTTGAGCGTGGCCAGTTCGTTCGCCTTCACGTGCTTGGTGTAGCCGGTCGTGACCTTGCTGGTCTTGCCGCCGAAGGCCACCGAGTACTGGCTCGTGGGGTCCTTGAGGAAGTGCGCGTCCCAGGTCTGCAGGAGGGAGCCGTCGGTGACCGCCGGACCGAGGTGCGCGGTGCGGAAGCCCTTGAAGCCCCTGAGGACCCAGCCGTTGCCGACCTCGCCGATCTCGGTGTCGACCTCGTAGTACGTGCCGCCGTAGTCCGCCATGCCGATGCCGGGCACCGTCAGGTCCACCGGCTTGGTGGTGCGGGCGTCGGCGGTGACCGAGGTGTCGGCGGTGACGTCCAGCTTCGGCTGGGCGATCCAGTCGGTGCCCGCGGTGTAGTCCGACGGGTCCTGGTAGACGGCCGAGTTGAAGGTGTACGAGCCCTTGGGCACACGGATCGTGTGGACGCCCGGCTCGTTGTCGACGCGCGCCTGGAAGCCGGCGGCGGGTCCGCCGACGCCCGTCAGGGTGCTGGAGAAGTTCTGCGCGTCGGAGCCGTCGCGGCCGAGGGTCCGCACCGTCACGTTGTACGACTCGGCCTCGCGGACGGCCACCGCGGCCGTGCGCACGGACTGCCCCGCCGCGGTCGCGGTGACGTAACCCGAGTAGGTGCCGTCGGCGTCACCGACGCTGGTGTCGGCGACGAGGTCGACCTCGGCGGTGCCGCCCGCGGGCACGGTCACCTTCGAGGCGCCCAGCGCGAAGAACCCCGCCGGGGCCGGCTTGCCCGCCGGGTCCAGGGTGGACACCGACAGGTCGAGGGTGACGTCCGTCGTACCGAGGTTGCGGTAGGTGAGCTTCTTGGTGACGGACTTGTCGTCGGCGTGCGGCCAGAGCGCCGTGCCGAAGTTCAGCGACACCGGCTCGGCGATCACGCTCTGGGCGAGCGCCTTGTCGACCTGGATGCGGCCCGAGCCCTGCTGGAAGGCGGTGTACTCGCCGCCCTTGGTGGAGCCGGTGAGCGCGCCCTTGAGCTCGGCGGACTTCCAGTCGGGGTGCCGCTGCTTCAGGATCGCGGCGGCGCCCGCGACGTGCGGGGTCGCCATCGAGGTGCCGTCGATCTGCAGGTACCCGGGTGCGGGGTGCGGCGTACCGGGTCGCAGGTCGATGAGGCTGCCGGCGGCGGCGGCCGCGGTGATGGCGACGCCGGGCGCGGTCACGTCCGGCTTGACGGCGCCGTCGCCGACGCGCGGGCCGACGCTGGAGAACGGTGCCAGCCGGTCGTCCTTGTCGACGGCGCCGACGGTCAGCGCGGCGTCCGCGCTGCCCGGCGAGCCCACCGTCGACGCGCCGTCCTCGCCCTCGTTGCCGGCCGCGATGGCGAAGAGGATGCCCTTCTCGGCGGACAGCTTGTCGACCATGGCCTCCAGCGGGTCGACGCCGGGGCTGTCGGGGCCGCCGAGGCTGAGGTTGACCACGTCCGCGCCTTCGGCGGCTGCCCACTCCATGCCCGCGACGACGGCGGAGTCGTCGCCGTAGCCCTCGTCGTCGAGGACCTTCCCGCTGATCACCTTGGCGCCGGGGGCGACGCCCTTGAACCGGCCGCCGGACTTGGCGCCGGTGCCGACGGCGATCGACGCGACATGGGTGCCGTGCCCGACACGGTCGACGGCGTCGGCGGAGGCGGAGAAGTTCTTCTCGCCGACGACCTGGGTCCTGAGGTCGTCGTGGGTCTTGTCGACACCCGTGTCGAGAACGGCGATCTTGACGCCCGTGCCGTCGTACCCGGACTGCCACGCCCGGTCGGCACCGATCTGCGGGACGCTGCGGTCCAGGCGCGCACCGCGCACCCCGTCCAGCCACACCTTGCCGATGCCGGAGGCGGTGGAACGCGCGCCGGTCCGGCCCTGGTCGGTCAGGGCGTCCCACACCCGGGCCACGTCGTCCTGCGAGGTACGGATGGCGTCGGCGTTGATGGTCGGGAAGGTCCGCCGCAGCTGGGTGTCACCGGCCGAACGCACCTCGGCGCGTGCGGCGGCGGCACCGCCTTCGTACTGCACGATCAGCTTGAGCCCCGCGCGGTGGCTCTTGAGCAGCCGCGGGTCGGTGAGGACGTCGAGGTCGAAGAGCCGCTGGTCCAGCCGGCCCGAGGAGATGAGGCGCTGGGCGTCGGCGGGCACCACCAGGGTGTGGCCCGCCGTGCGCTGCACCTGTACGGGTATGTGCTCACGGCCGGCGGCGGACTCGAAGCCCACCATCCGGCCCGTGTTGTCCACCACGACGCGGTCGCCGGTGATGAGCGGGATCCGCCGGCTGCCGTCGAGGCGCGGGGTGTCCGGTGCGGCCGTGGCGTTCGCGGCGATCGCCGCCGCCGGGCCGGTCATGCCTGCCACGAGCGCCACCGAAGTGGCCGCCGCGATGGTGAAGGCGCGTGCTCTGTGCACGTGTGCGCGCAAGTCTCCCCCAGGAGCTTGGGATGAGGTCGAATGGTCGGTTCCGGACCGGGGGCGCAAGAGCGCCCGTCGCCGGTCAGCGCAGTATGTGAGGCGCGGCGGAAGTGATCAACGACGGGACGCGCGTGGGGGATTGAGTGCCATGGATTCAGGCCATCCTGCGTCCGGCGAGTGCGATGGGGCGACGACGGCTCTGTGACCGGACCGTGACACCCGGACGATGCTTGTGCGACGGCGGCTGCCGCCCACCCCTCCGGATCGCAGACGCCGCACGCCTTTCGAGGGTGCTCAGTCGCGCGGCCGGACGGCGTCCGGCCCATTGGCCGTATCCGGATGGGGAGGGAACCGCCCTCCGTTCGGGCGCGGGGGCGCACTGCTCGACCGCAGTCGTACGGGTCTCGGCGTGTGCGCCGGAACGGTCAGCGGTCCGGCGGGGACCCTGAGGGGGCTGCGGGGTGCGGGCGGGGTGTGCGAGGTTCTGGGGGTACGGGCTTGCCCGGCCGGT contains:
- a CDS encoding class I SAM-dependent methyltransferase, whose product is MSNKAVRQGRYGIDGPGWMAALGGGVLAPLAAVSAGAPRWLLRIPPLVAVPAGLYLHATLRGKFLVWEEQLDALALRGDEQVLDLGCGRGAVLTAVARRVPKGRVTGVDLWRSVDQSGNTESAAEDNARRERVSDQVELVTADMRSLPFLDDQFDVVVSSMAIHNIMSARGREEAVQEAYRVLRPGGRLLVADVFHAPRYVDILRAAGAVNATRTDAGPRMWWSGPWVRTQLVTAEKPAMDDDDGGGGEAFADVRDGERRA
- a CDS encoding thioesterase II family protein: MSVTTEDLWFSPDRPVAARHHTRLFCLPQGGADGSVFRSWQGLVGPGIEVVPVYLPGHGLRMAEPPERSVARLGERLTGPVARRADELPYVLFGHSMGALLAYELGLALQDGPRPPAAVIVSGSVPPHVPRRTEPMHLLPDGEFLDRIGALGGIPPELLAEDEWLELILPVLRADFEAAETYRTQNVLSPGVRLIALGGADDPAAPPAEVERWSELGSEVTVRIFPGTHFFPFESTAEVLGLVSDVCLPR
- a CDS encoding S8 family serine peptidase, whose translation is MHRARAFTIAAATSVALVAGMTGPAAAIAANATAAPDTPRLDGSRRIPLITGDRVVVDNTGRMVGFESAAGREHIPVQVQRTAGHTLVVPADAQRLISSGRLDQRLFDLDVLTDPRLLKSHRAGLKLIVQYEGGAAAARAEVRSAGDTQLRRTFPTINADAIRTSQDDVARVWDALTDQGRTGARSTASGIGKVWLDGVRGARLDRSVPQIGADRAWQSGYDGTGVKIAVLDTGVDKTHDDLRTQVVGEKNFSASADAVDRVGHGTHVASIAVGTGAKSGGRFKGVAPGAKVISGKVLDDEGYGDDSAVVAGMEWAAAEGADVVNLSLGGPDSPGVDPLEAMVDKLSAEKGILFAIAAGNEGEDGASTVGSPGSADAALTVGAVDKDDRLAPFSSVGPRVGDGAVKPDVTAPGVAITAAAAAGSLIDLRPGTPHPAPGYLQIDGTSMATPHVAGAAAILKQRHPDWKSAELKGALTGSTKGGEYTAFQQGSGRIQVDKALAQSVIAEPVSLNFGTALWPHADDKSVTKKLTYRNLGTTDVTLDLSVSTLDPAGKPAPAGFFALGASKVTVPAGGTAEVDLVADTSVGDADGTYSGYVTATAAGQSVRTAAVAVREAESYNVTVRTLGRDGSDAQNFSSTLTGVGGPAAGFQARVDNEPGVHTIRVPKGSYTFNSAVYQDPSDYTAGTDWIAQPKLDVTADTSVTADARTTKPVDLTVPGIGMADYGGTYYEVDTEIGEVGNGWVLRGFKGFRTAHLGPAVTDGSLLQTWDAHFLKDPTSQYSVAFGGKTSKVTTGYTKHVKANELATLKVGLGSSAPGKTVLASPYSHLPGAPEGIGFSAPQAAPGTRTFYVSTADGVSWLTRINQLGELDEWGYPAFEGAYEMVRPKRYETGRTYRETFNTGVFGPLLGKGMGVFRTAPDPATGEQQLVGAVPLVADGKGHVGTVPFTSATSTLYRDGVKVGTNDDPLSGSKPFTVDAADAEYRLVTSVERPSNVAAVSTRIDAGFTFRSKQVAETTSLPVSTVRFAAPVDLATRAPENAPVLVPVTVQGSAAGSNLKSLSVSVSYDGGKTWQVAQVQDGKISVKSPAKDSGISLSAEVTDKQGNTSTLTIHNAWIGK